The proteins below are encoded in one region of Triticum aestivum cultivar Chinese Spring chromosome 1B, IWGSC CS RefSeq v2.1, whole genome shotgun sequence:
- the LOC123112615 gene encoding 1-aminocyclopropane-1-carboxylate oxidase: protein MVVPVIDFSKLDGAERAETMAQIADGCENWGFFQLVNHGIPLELLDRVKKVCSESYRLREAAFRSSEPVQTLERLVDAERRGEPVAPVDDMDWEDIFYLHDDNQWPSDPPAFKETMREYRAELKKLAERVMEAMDENLGLDKGRMKAAFTGDGLHAPFFGTKVSHYPPCPRPDLITGLRAHTDAGGVILLFQDDKVGGLEVLKDGEWLDVQPLADAIVVNTGDQVEVLSNGRYRSAWHRVLPMRNGNRRSIASFYNPAFEAAISPAVGEGRAAAYPDYVFGDYMDVYNKQKFNAKEPRFEAVKAPKAA from the coding sequence ATGGTTGTTCCGGTGATCGACTTCTCCAAGCTTGACGGCGCCGAGAGGGCCGAGACGATGGCGCAGATCGCCGACGGCTGCGAGAACTGGGGCTTCTTCCAGCTGGTGAACCACGGCATCCCTCTGGAGCTTCTTGACCGCGTCAAGAAGGTGTGCTCCGAGAGCTACCGCCTCCGGGAGGCGGCGTTCCGGTCGTCCGAGCCGGTGCAGACGCTGGAGAGACTGGTGGACGCGGAGCGGCGCGGCGAGCCGGTGGCGCCAGTCGACGACATGGACTGGGAGGACATCTTCTACCTCCACGACGACAACCAGTGGCCGTCCGACCCGCCGGCCTTCAAGGAGACCATGCGTGAGTACCGCGCCGAGCTCAAGAAGCTCGCGGAGCGGGTCATGGAGGCCATGGACGAGAACCTCGGCCTCGACAAGGGCCGCATGAAGGCCGCCTTCACCGGCGACGGCCTCCACGCGCCGTTCTTCGGCACCAAGGTCAGCCACTACCCGCCGTGCCCGCGGCCGGACCTCATCACCGGGCTCCGGGCGCACACCGACGCTGGCGGCGTCATCCTGCTGTTCCAGGACGACAAGGTCGGCGGTCTTGAGGTGCTCAAGGACGGCGAGTGGCTCGACGTGCAGCCGCTCGCCGACGCCATCGTCGTCAACACCGGCGACCAGGTGGAGGTGCTCAGCAACGGCCGCTACCGCAGCGCGTGGCACCGCGTCCTGCCCATGCGCAACGGCAACCGCCGCTCCATCGCCTCCTTCTACAACCCGGCGTTTGAGGCGGCCATCTCGCCGGCGGTGGGCGAAGGCCGCGCTGCCGCGTACCCAGACTACGTGTTTGGGGATTACATGGATGTGTACAACAAGCAGAAGTTCAATGCCAAGGAGCCAAGATTCGAGGCCGTCAAGGCGCCAAAGGCAGCTTAA